Proteins from a single region of Dysosmobacter acutus:
- a CDS encoding ArsR/SmtB family transcription factor produces MEDQYNVECCDFIHAHEDIVERVRKELPSEDALYDLTELFRIFGDSTRVRILYVLFEAEMCVCDIAQLLGLTQSAISHQLRALKNARLVKSRREGKTVFYSLADDHVKTIIDQGIEHVSE; encoded by the coding sequence ATGGAAGACCAGTATAATGTGGAGTGCTGTGACTTTATCCACGCCCACGAGGACATCGTGGAGCGGGTCCGCAAGGAGCTGCCCAGTGAGGATGCGCTCTACGACCTGACGGAGCTGTTTCGCATTTTCGGCGATTCCACCCGCGTCCGCATCCTATATGTGCTCTTTGAGGCGGAGATGTGCGTGTGCGACATCGCCCAGCTTCTGGGGCTCACCCAGTCCGCCATTTCCCATCAGCTCCGGGCGCTGAAAAACGCCAGGCTGGTCAAATCCCGCCGGGAGGGCAAGACGGTGTTTTACTCTTTAGCGGATGACCACGTGAAAACCATCATCGACCAGGGAATTGAGCACGTTTCCGAGTAA
- a CDS encoding cation transporter, which produces MKKRYNLTDLDCANCAAKMENAIRKIDGVHDAAVSFMTQKLTIEADDARFDEILKEVVAICKKVEPDCVIHV; this is translated from the coding sequence ATGAAAAAGCGCTACAACCTGACCGATCTGGACTGTGCCAACTGCGCGGCGAAAATGGAGAATGCCATCAGGAAAATCGACGGCGTACACGACGCCGCCGTCAGCTTTATGACCCAGAAGCTGACCATCGAGGCCGATGACGCCCGCTTTGACGAAATACTCAAGGAGGTCGTGGCCATCTGCAAAAAGGTGGAGCCGGACTGTGTGATCCATGTGTGA
- a CDS encoding heavy metal translocating P-type ATPase, producing the protein MSKKQKKMLTRILTSAVLLILVKLLPVISLPASVPLLSLSHTAPDGTAAFTLSRWPLYLIPYLIIGWDVLWRAVRNIAHGQVFDENFLMALATVGAFATAEYAEAVFVMLFYQVGELFQDYAVGKSRQSIASLMDIRPDYANLEEDGQLSQVDPEEVSVGAIVVVKPGERVPLDGTVVSGSSALDTAALTGESVPRDVMPGDAVISGCVNQTGVLRIQVTRESSESTVSKILDLVENASEKKSASENFITRFARYYTPCVVAAAALLFLLPSAVLALAPDSALPAFLSGTVWSDWLHRALIFLVISCPCALVISVPLSFFGGIGGASKCGILVKGSNYLEALANTETVIFDKTGTLTRGTFSVTAIHPESGLKAEQLLEYAALAEYYSDHPISLSLKAACKAEPDPARVSDVEEIAGHGVCACVDGKRVCAGNSRLMNRQHIAFQPCELPGTIVHVTVDGVYAGHILIADQPKEDAKDAIADLKAGGVRKTVMLTGDSRATAEAIASELGIDEYHAELLPADKVEWMERLLADKSPGGKVAFVGDGINDAPVLTRSDIGIAMGALGSDAAIEAADIVLMDDKPSKIATAMRISRKTLRIVKQNIWFALGVKAAVLALGAFGAATMWEAVFADVGVAFLAILNATRALRVEEFR; encoded by the coding sequence ATGAGCAAAAAGCAAAAGAAGATGCTGACCCGCATCCTTACATCGGCGGTACTGCTGATCCTTGTCAAGCTGCTGCCTGTCATCTCCCTCCCGGCTTCCGTCCCTCTCCTCTCCCTCAGTCACACAGCCCCGGACGGCACGGCGGCCTTTACTCTGAGCCGCTGGCCTTTGTACCTGATTCCCTATCTCATCATCGGATGGGATGTGCTTTGGCGGGCCGTACGCAACATTGCTCACGGCCAGGTTTTTGACGAAAACTTTCTGATGGCGCTGGCCACGGTGGGCGCTTTCGCCACCGCGGAATACGCCGAGGCCGTGTTCGTCATGCTGTTCTACCAGGTGGGCGAGCTGTTCCAGGACTATGCGGTGGGCAAATCCCGCCAGTCCATTGCCTCCCTGATGGACATCCGCCCGGACTACGCCAACCTGGAGGAGGACGGCCAGCTGAGTCAGGTGGACCCTGAGGAGGTGTCTGTGGGCGCCATTGTCGTGGTAAAGCCCGGCGAACGGGTGCCCTTGGACGGCACCGTGGTGTCGGGCAGCTCCGCCCTGGACACCGCCGCTCTGACCGGGGAATCCGTGCCCCGGGACGTGATGCCCGGCGACGCGGTGATCAGCGGCTGCGTCAACCAGACCGGCGTGCTTCGGATTCAGGTCACCCGGGAGAGCAGCGAGTCCACTGTGTCCAAAATCCTGGATCTGGTGGAGAATGCCAGTGAGAAAAAGTCCGCCAGTGAAAATTTCATCACCCGCTTTGCCCGGTACTACACGCCCTGTGTGGTTGCGGCGGCGGCGCTGCTCTTTCTCCTTCCCTCCGCCGTTCTTGCCCTGGCGCCGGACAGCGCGCTGCCCGCGTTCCTATCAGGCACCGTGTGGTCCGACTGGCTCCACCGGGCGCTGATCTTCCTTGTGATCTCCTGCCCCTGCGCTCTGGTGATCTCCGTGCCTCTCAGCTTTTTCGGCGGCATCGGCGGCGCTTCCAAATGCGGCATCCTGGTCAAGGGCAGCAACTACTTAGAGGCGCTGGCCAACACGGAGACCGTTATCTTTGACAAAACCGGCACGCTGACCCGCGGCACCTTCTCCGTCACCGCCATCCATCCGGAGTCCGGCCTGAAAGCGGAGCAGCTCCTGGAGTACGCCGCTCTTGCGGAGTACTATTCCGACCACCCCATCTCCCTCTCTCTGAAGGCCGCCTGCAAGGCGGAGCCGGACCCGGCCCGGGTATCCGACGTGGAGGAGATCGCCGGCCACGGCGTATGCGCCTGCGTCGACGGCAAACGGGTCTGCGCGGGCAACAGCCGCCTGATGAACCGCCAGCACATTGCCTTTCAGCCCTGCGAACTGCCTGGCACCATCGTCCATGTGACGGTGGACGGCGTTTACGCCGGCCACATCCTCATCGCCGACCAGCCCAAGGAAGACGCGAAAGACGCCATCGCCGACCTGAAGGCCGGCGGCGTCCGCAAGACCGTGATGCTCACCGGCGACTCCAGGGCCACAGCGGAGGCCATCGCCTCGGAACTGGGGATCGATGAATACCATGCCGAGCTGCTGCCCGCCGACAAGGTGGAGTGGATGGAACGGCTGCTGGCCGATAAAAGCCCCGGCGGCAAGGTTGCCTTTGTGGGCGACGGCATCAACGACGCCCCTGTCCTGACCCGCTCCGACATCGGCATTGCCATGGGCGCCCTGGGGTCCGACGCGGCCATCGAGGCCGCCGACATCGTGCTGATGGACGACAAGCCCTCCAAGATTGCAACAGCCATGCGGATTTCCCGCAAGACGCTGCGCATCGTCAAGCAGAACATCTGGTTCGCCCTGGGCGTTAAGGCCGCCGTGCTTGCGTTGGGCGCCTTCGGCGCGGCCACCATGTGGGAGGCTGTATTCGCCGACGTGGGCGTTGCCTTCCTTGCCATTTTAAACGCCACCCGGGCCCTCCGCGTGGAGGAGTTCCGATAG
- a CDS encoding ClpP family protease yields the protein MADKTKEVTPESGDGEKKEAPERWQQQIVDMGSATTRNSHGAIHCLTIVGQVEGHMVLNQNTKTTKYEHVMPLLASLEESEDIDGLLLLLNTVGGDVEAGLGIAELISGMQKPTVSLVLGGSHSIGVPLAVSAKVSFAVPSASMTIHPVRMNGTMIAAPQTYNYFDRLQERIVKFVCKNSHISEKKFLELMLKTGEMAADVGSVLYGEEAVSLGLIDHVGGLSEALECLYGQIDEKKHPAE from the coding sequence TTGGCAGACAAGACGAAGGAAGTGACCCCGGAGAGCGGCGACGGGGAGAAGAAAGAGGCGCCGGAGCGCTGGCAGCAGCAGATCGTGGACATGGGCAGCGCCACCACGCGAAACAGCCATGGCGCCATCCACTGCCTGACCATCGTGGGACAGGTGGAGGGCCACATGGTTCTCAATCAAAATACAAAGACCACAAAGTATGAACATGTGATGCCGCTGCTGGCCTCCTTGGAGGAGTCAGAGGACATCGACGGGCTGCTGCTCCTGCTCAACACAGTGGGCGGGGATGTGGAGGCGGGCCTTGGCATCGCGGAGCTGATCTCCGGCATGCAAAAGCCCACAGTTTCCCTGGTGTTGGGCGGCAGCCACTCCATCGGCGTGCCGCTGGCGGTATCGGCCAAGGTGAGCTTTGCCGTGCCCTCGGCCTCCATGACCATTCATCCGGTGCGCATGAACGGGACCATGATCGCCGCGCCCCAGACCTACAATTATTTTGACCGGCTGCAGGAGCGGATTGTGAAGTTCGTCTGCAAAAACTCCCACATCAGCGAGAAAAAATTTCTGGAGCTGATGCTCAAAACCGGTGAGATGGCGGCGGATGTGGGCAGCGTGCTCTACGGCGAGGAGGCGGTGAGCCTGGGGCTGATCGACCATGTGGGCGGGCTTTCCGAGGCGCTGGAGTGCCTTTATGGACAAATTGATGAGAAAAAGCATCCGGCGGAGTAA
- the proC gene encoding pyrroline-5-carboxylate reductase has translation MAILGFIGTGNMGTALATAACKTVSADQVLLANRTRSKAESLAVKLGCRVSDNETIARQAEYIFLGVKPQMTEDLLSGIAPILKERGDGFILVSMAPGLTTADIRRLAGGSYPVLRIMPNTPSSIGEGMILYAPGEGVDGERTEEFLSLMAGAGLFCRLPERLIDAGSAVSGCGPAFVNLFVEAMADGGVACGLPRAQALEMAAQMTAGTARLILATGDHPGVLKDAVCSPGGSTIQGVRTLEQGAFRATVMDAVIAAYEKNQSLGK, from the coding sequence ATGGCAATTTTAGGCTTCATCGGCACCGGCAACATGGGGACCGCCCTGGCCACGGCGGCCTGCAAGACCGTTTCCGCAGATCAGGTTCTCCTGGCCAACCGCACCCGGTCCAAGGCGGAATCGCTGGCCGTCAAGTTGGGGTGCCGGGTATCCGACAACGAGACCATCGCAAGACAGGCGGAGTACATCTTCTTAGGCGTCAAGCCCCAGATGACCGAGGACCTGCTCTCCGGCATCGCCCCCATTCTGAAGGAGCGAGGCGACGGCTTTATTCTGGTGTCCATGGCTCCGGGACTGACCACCGCGGATATCCGGCGTCTGGCCGGGGGAAGCTATCCGGTGCTTCGCATCATGCCCAACACGCCCTCCTCCATCGGCGAGGGGATGATCCTGTACGCTCCCGGCGAGGGTGTGGACGGTGAACGGACGGAGGAGTTCCTCTCCCTCATGGCCGGAGCCGGCCTTTTCTGCCGGCTGCCGGAGCGTCTCATCGACGCGGGCAGCGCCGTGTCCGGCTGCGGCCCCGCTTTTGTAAACCTCTTTGTGGAGGCCATGGCCGACGGAGGCGTGGCCTGCGGCCTGCCCCGGGCTCAGGCGCTGGAGATGGCCGCGCAGATGACCGCCGGCACCGCCCGGCTGATCCTTGCGACAGGCGATCACCCAGGCGTCCTCAAGGACGCGGTCTGCTCCCCCGGAGGCAGCACCATTCAAGGGGTGCGTACCCTGGAACAGGGCGCCTTCCGGGCCACGGTGATGGACGCGGTCATCGCCGCGTACGAAAAAAACCAGTCCTTGGGTAAGTAA
- a CDS encoding PadR family transcriptional regulator produces MGRKQTMDHTALLVLSLLSQGDMYGYQMIAELERQSDHTFEMKEGTLYPILHGLERSGAVESYRTQAPSGRERKYYRLTEKGAAALKAEAEQWRRYSHSVNAVLEQAMGLA; encoded by the coding sequence ATGGGCCGGAAGCAAACCATGGACCACACCGCGCTGCTGGTGCTCTCTTTGCTGAGCCAGGGGGACATGTACGGCTATCAGATGATCGCGGAGTTAGAGCGCCAGTCGGACCACACCTTTGAGATGAAGGAGGGAACCCTCTACCCCATTCTCCACGGCCTGGAGCGCTCCGGCGCAGTGGAGTCCTACCGGACCCAGGCCCCCTCCGGCAGGGAGCGGAAATACTACCGCCTGACGGAAAAGGGCGCCGCTGCTTTGAAGGCGGAGGCGGAGCAGTGGCGCCGCTACAGCCACAGCGTCAACGCGGTGCTGGAGCAGGCCATGGGGCTTGCGTGA
- a CDS encoding permease prefix domain 1-containing protein yields the protein MELFETFCQQVCREVRHATPEERDSIRRELRDHLEDRAEALQSSGSDEEAAAQAAVEAMGDPAEIGRAMNRQYPLGWLILSRLSGALLLLLCLYILFTLPLFGSAYNNLRCRISPSYGGRFMSGAAPESVCLTDYRWTVGGSVLRVYGLEPNHMDANGDSRVRVYLCAYNRNPFRCASESLVRDVVFLDESGNELERLYGGSGNTGAWYTTISFPLPEGENGFTLYYDSHGYQLEEYIPLPGEEAAP from the coding sequence ATGGAGCTTTTTGAAACCTTTTGCCAACAGGTGTGCCGGGAGGTGCGCCACGCCACGCCGGAGGAGCGGGACAGCATCCGCCGGGAGCTCCGGGACCATCTGGAGGACCGGGCGGAGGCGCTGCAATCTTCCGGAAGCGATGAGGAGGCGGCCGCGCAGGCCGCCGTGGAGGCCATGGGCGATCCTGCTGAGATCGGCCGGGCCATGAACCGTCAGTATCCGCTGGGGTGGCTGATTCTCTCCCGCCTCTCGGGGGCGCTGCTCCTGCTGCTCTGCCTCTACATCCTCTTTACCCTCCCCCTCTTCGGCAGCGCCTATAACAATCTGCGCTGCCGCATCTCCCCCTCCTATGGGGGCCGCTTCATGAGCGGTGCCGCGCCGGAGAGCGTCTGCCTCACGGACTACCGCTGGACGGTGGGCGGCAGCGTGCTGCGGGTTTACGGCCTGGAACCGAACCACATGGACGCCAACGGCGACTCCCGCGTCCGGGTCTATCTCTGTGCCTACAACCGCAATCCCTTCCGCTGCGCCTCGGAGTCTTTGGTGCGGGACGTGGTTTTTCTGGATGAATCAGGCAATGAGCTGGAGCGCCTCTACGGCGGCAGCGGCAACACAGGCGCCTGGTACACAACCATCAGCTTTCCGCTTCCGGAGGGGGAGAATGGGTTTACGCTGTACTACGATTCCCACGGCTACCAATTGGAGGAATACATCCCCCTGCCGGGAGAGGAGGCTGCGCCATGA
- a CDS encoding helix-turn-helix domain-containing protein → MEVNSAMRFDYSLRLLTDKSWQKPQFHFHDNYEILFSLTTAGSIFIDNELFPLENGTLCLIQAGCLHRTRSEVDEFKRYVLQFPETILRDLSDGTDPVASVLNRTYLCTLLSPQDYIQLNYLFDRLYTLSGAERGNTFQCNIALLEILYYIGNILGEPFEEGQPVTSPDYKRIRPVLDYIQEHLDEPLPLDTLSGEFYLSKHYFCHLFKKVTGFSATEYIIRNRLAQARSLLRSGVSVQEAGERSGFGSNAHFIKTFTNVVGTSPGRYAREYRSSHKI, encoded by the coding sequence ATGGAGGTGAATTCAGCCATGCGGTTTGACTACAGCCTGCGGCTGTTGACGGACAAGAGCTGGCAAAAGCCGCAGTTCCATTTTCACGACAACTATGAAATTCTTTTTTCACTGACCACCGCGGGCTCGATCTTCATTGACAACGAGCTCTTCCCGCTGGAAAACGGCACCCTTTGCCTCATTCAGGCCGGGTGTCTGCACCGGACGAGATCCGAGGTGGATGAATTCAAACGATACGTGCTGCAGTTCCCCGAAACCATTCTCCGGGACTTAAGCGACGGGACGGACCCGGTCGCTTCGGTTCTGAACCGGACCTATCTCTGCACACTGCTCTCCCCCCAGGACTACATCCAGCTCAACTACCTTTTCGACCGGCTGTATACGCTGAGCGGAGCGGAGCGCGGGAACACGTTCCAGTGCAACATCGCCCTGCTGGAGATCCTGTACTATATCGGGAATATCCTGGGGGAGCCCTTTGAAGAGGGCCAGCCCGTCACCTCTCCGGACTATAAGCGGATCCGGCCGGTCCTGGACTATATCCAGGAGCACCTGGACGAGCCGCTGCCTCTGGATACCCTTTCCGGTGAGTTCTACCTGAGCAAACACTATTTCTGCCATCTCTTCAAAAAAGTCACCGGCTTCAGCGCCACGGAGTATATCATCCGGAACCGGCTGGCCCAGGCCCGGTCGCTGCTGCGCAGCGGCGTTTCCGTGCAGGAGGCGGGCGAGCGGTCCGGGTTCGGGAGCAACGCCCACTTCATCAAGACCTTTACCAACGTGGTCGGGACCTCTCCCGGCCGCTATGCCCGGGAATACCGGTCCAGCCACAAAATATAG
- a CDS encoding sulfite exporter TauE/SafE family protein: MTAAFFTLLVCFIGGALQSLIGFGCAIIMMALLPYLISPIPLVSGMTSVICFLCSLALTLKYRRPVHLRRILPVFAAYLVLLPISNRIALALPPGRMKLYLGLALVLMSAYYLMCSGKTLRLPRTLPVALAVGMLSGILSGLFTMGGPPVVLYAMSASDDKEDYLGMIQFYFTITNLSNSVVRIAAGVITPAVLPWIAVGMTGTAAGMLAAKPLQGRLNWDALRRWTYVMIGVVGVNNILSAL; encoded by the coding sequence ATGACAGCGGCGTTTTTCACTCTGCTGGTCTGCTTCATCGGGGGCGCGCTCCAGTCCCTGATCGGCTTTGGCTGTGCCATCATCATGATGGCGCTCCTTCCATACCTGATATCGCCCATTCCCCTGGTGTCGGGCATGACCAGCGTCATCTGCTTTCTCTGCTCACTGGCTCTGACGCTTAAGTACCGGCGGCCCGTGCACCTGCGGAGGATCCTGCCTGTGTTCGCGGCATATCTGGTTCTGCTGCCCATCTCCAACAGGATCGCCCTCGCCCTGCCCCCGGGCCGTATGAAGCTGTACCTTGGGCTGGCCCTGGTGCTGATGAGCGCCTACTATCTGATGTGCTCAGGAAAGACACTGCGGCTGCCCCGGACCCTTCCCGTGGCGCTGGCAGTGGGGATGCTCAGCGGCATTTTAAGCGGACTTTTTACCATGGGCGGCCCGCCGGTTGTGCTCTATGCCATGAGCGCCTCGGACGACAAGGAAGACTACCTTGGGATGATCCAGTTCTATTTCACCATCACCAATCTCTCCAACAGCGTGGTCCGGATTGCCGCCGGCGTCATCACACCGGCCGTGCTCCCCTGGATCGCCGTGGGCATGACCGGCACCGCCGCGGGTATGCTTGCGGCAAAGCCCCTTCAGGGCAGATTGAACTGGGACGCGCTCCGTCGGTGGACCTATGTGATGATCGGCGTGGTCGGCGTGAACAACATTCTTTCGGCGCTTTAA
- a CDS encoding C-terminal binding protein has protein sequence MRFKVVLTDGRMPHYDYEREILAGVDAELVFSGIPFGTRDDEALKRAVADADALLVSQAQITREIISSMDHCKIIVRYGIGTDTIDIPAATEKGILVANVVDHCVSEVADTALALILCLARKTVLSARQVRQGMWGVAGLKPIHRISDTVLGILGCGRIGRDIARKASAVGFKVVGFDPYLPEAAARQAGIRLVSREELLSTADIVTLHMPLSEETAGMIDRSVLNRMKPGAAIVNVSRGALICEPDLIEALQSGHIGGAGLDVTCREPIEPDNPLLTMDNVIVTAHTAWYSNESNDELQRKAAQIVADALTGKPVKTRLN, from the coding sequence ATGCGTTTTAAAGTTGTTCTTACAGACGGCCGCATGCCCCATTACGACTATGAGCGGGAAATCCTGGCCGGGGTGGACGCGGAGCTGGTGTTCTCCGGCATTCCCTTCGGCACAAGGGACGACGAAGCGCTCAAACGCGCCGTGGCGGACGCGGACGCGCTGCTGGTTTCTCAGGCCCAGATCACCCGGGAGATCATCAGCAGCATGGACCACTGCAAAATCATTGTCCGGTACGGCATCGGCACGGACACGATAGACATTCCGGCGGCCACGGAGAAGGGCATCCTTGTGGCCAATGTGGTGGACCACTGCGTCTCGGAGGTGGCGGACACGGCTCTGGCGCTGATTTTATGTCTGGCGCGCAAGACCGTGCTCTCCGCCCGCCAGGTCCGTCAGGGAATGTGGGGCGTGGCCGGATTAAAGCCCATCCACCGCATCTCCGACACCGTGTTAGGCATCTTGGGCTGCGGACGGATCGGTCGCGACATCGCCCGCAAGGCGTCGGCCGTCGGGTTCAAGGTCGTCGGCTTCGACCCCTATTTGCCGGAGGCGGCGGCCCGCCAGGCGGGCATCCGCCTGGTGAGCCGGGAGGAGCTGCTCTCCACCGCCGACATCGTCACGCTGCATATGCCGCTTTCGGAGGAGACGGCCGGCATGATCGACCGGTCGGTTCTGAACCGGATGAAGCCCGGCGCGGCCATCGTCAACGTGAGCCGAGGCGCCCTTATCTGTGAACCCGACCTGATCGAAGCCCTGCAATCCGGCCACATCGGCGGCGCGGGGCTGGATGTCACCTGCCGGGAGCCGATCGAACCGGATAACCCGCTGCTCACCATGGACAATGTGATCGTCACGGCCCATACGGCCTGGTACTCCAATGAAAGCAACGACGAGCTGCAGAGGAAGGCCGCTCAGATTGTGGCGGACGCCCTGACGGGAAAGCCGGTCAAAACAAGGCTGAACTGA
- a CDS encoding M24 family metallopeptidase: MSQNQLGTALGAQGVDWEVRIDYDRMRRERLERLTNAVNESGIDALFVFRLEATRYVTSFRSHDWPMAHWGMAAVIMPRGGDYTFYTLDYVHAKARMPWLGDHLTDVTCRGLDVPGGAMDWALSAKKRLYDQGIEPKVIAVDAWSPALYEALPKVFPGVTFVDGQSIMMKARMIKTQDEISCLRMAYEITMAGMAACTEFLRPGRKECEVLAEAFKAMYYYGSEWSQCSNIVCSGPYTAPYRRFTSDRIIGYGDPVIIDIGGRFNGYWGDFTRTWICGRGAKPSKELKAEHMKCYTALKNAEAACKPGNTTRDVALACGDNFILGSSLGHGLGISANEQPLLGTYKGVIEPENAVTLQPGMVFSIEPYSGTPGIGGIRLEDNVIITEDGCEVLSTYPFEERFFD, from the coding sequence ATGTCTCAAAACCAGCTTGGAACGGCTCTGGGCGCCCAGGGAGTGGACTGGGAGGTTCGAATCGACTACGACCGCATGCGCAGAGAGCGCCTTGAGCGGCTGACCAACGCCGTAAACGAGTCCGGCATTGACGCGCTGTTCGTCTTCCGCCTCGAGGCAACACGCTACGTGACCAGCTTCCGCTCCCACGACTGGCCCATGGCCCACTGGGGCATGGCGGCCGTCATCATGCCCCGGGGCGGGGACTACACATTCTACACGCTGGATTATGTCCATGCCAAGGCGCGCATGCCCTGGCTGGGCGATCACCTGACCGACGTCACCTGCCGGGGACTGGATGTGCCCGGCGGAGCCATGGACTGGGCCCTGTCCGCGAAAAAGCGTCTCTACGACCAGGGGATCGAGCCCAAGGTCATCGCGGTGGACGCATGGAGTCCCGCCCTCTATGAGGCGCTGCCCAAGGTGTTCCCCGGCGTGACATTTGTGGACGGTCAGAGCATCATGATGAAGGCCCGGATGATCAAGACCCAGGATGAGATCAGCTGCCTGCGCATGGCCTATGAGATCACCATGGCCGGCATGGCCGCCTGCACGGAGTTCCTGCGTCCGGGCCGCAAGGAGTGCGAGGTCCTGGCCGAGGCATTCAAGGCCATGTACTACTATGGAAGCGAATGGAGCCAGTGTTCCAACATCGTCTGCTCCGGTCCCTATACGGCGCCCTACCGCCGTTTCACCTCGGACCGCATCATCGGCTACGGCGACCCGGTCATCATCGACATCGGCGGCCGGTTCAACGGCTATTGGGGCGACTTCACCCGCACCTGGATCTGCGGCAGGGGCGCAAAGCCCTCCAAGGAGCTGAAGGCGGAGCACATGAAGTGCTACACCGCCCTGAAAAATGCCGAGGCTGCCTGCAAGCCGGGCAACACCACCCGTGATGTGGCACTGGCCTGCGGGGACAACTTCATCCTGGGCAGCAGCCTGGGCCACGGCCTTGGCATCTCCGCCAACGAACAGCCGCTGCTTGGCACCTACAAGGGCGTGATCGAGCCTGAAAACGCTGTGACGCTCCAGCCTGGCATGGTCTTTTCCATTGAGCCCTACTCCGGCACACCGGGCATCGGCGGCATCCGCCTGGAGGACAATGTCATCATCACCGAGGACGGCTGCGAGGTACTCAGCACCTATCCCTTCGAGGAGCGCTTCTTCGACTGA
- a CDS encoding LeuA family protein — protein sequence MNGKPWETENWNVSQCNYWDEVREKFQLAPHIQFHDATLRDGEQSPGVVFSVEDKIAIAKQLDRIGMHRIEAGMPAVSAQDFEAIRRISQLGLKARLFAFSRAMPGDIEKVVASGVSGAVIEITCGESRLKYAHPKWGFEDVVRQSVETIRFAKQHGLYTVYFPYDTTRADPDFLKELLKEVCERSDPDAVAVVDTTGTILPSALRVLVGRVREYVGGRPVEIHTHNDLGMGVANALAAVEAGAEVVHGCINGLGERCGNAAMEEMVVAAEALYGIRTGIDCSRLRETCLLLEHLSGVRVPFNKPIAGPAAYMKESGVGIKVATEHPLVTFPISDRFVGGKRTLVLGKKSGKDSIHMKLDEFHETLPEEKVELLLTRVKELSIRERRYLSDEEFRTLLNSVR from the coding sequence TTGAACGGAAAGCCGTGGGAAACCGAGAACTGGAATGTCAGCCAGTGCAACTACTGGGACGAGGTGCGGGAGAAGTTTCAGCTGGCCCCGCACATCCAGTTCCATGACGCCACGCTGCGGGACGGGGAGCAGAGCCCCGGCGTCGTATTCAGCGTGGAGGATAAAATTGCCATAGCAAAACAGCTGGACCGGATCGGCATGCATCGGATTGAGGCCGGTATGCCCGCGGTCTCGGCGCAGGACTTTGAGGCGATTCGCCGAATCTCCCAGCTGGGACTTAAGGCCAGGCTGTTCGCATTTTCCAGGGCCATGCCCGGGGATATTGAGAAGGTGGTGGCCTCCGGGGTCAGCGGCGCGGTCATTGAGATCACCTGCGGAGAATCCAGGCTGAAATACGCCCATCCCAAGTGGGGGTTTGAGGATGTGGTCCGCCAGAGCGTGGAGACCATCCGCTTTGCCAAGCAGCACGGCCTCTATACGGTCTATTTCCCATACGACACCACCCGGGCGGACCCTGATTTTCTCAAAGAACTCCTGAAGGAGGTCTGTGAGCGGTCCGATCCGGATGCCGTGGCCGTGGTGGACACGACGGGCACGATTCTGCCCAGCGCGCTGCGCGTACTGGTGGGGCGCGTCCGGGAATACGTGGGAGGCCGCCCCGTGGAAATCCACACCCACAACGACCTTGGTATGGGCGTTGCCAACGCCCTGGCGGCGGTGGAGGCCGGGGCGGAAGTCGTCCACGGCTGCATCAACGGCTTGGGCGAGCGCTGCGGCAACGCGGCTATGGAGGAGATGGTGGTTGCGGCCGAGGCGCTATACGGCATCCGGACAGGTATCGACTGCTCCAGACTCAGGGAGACCTGCCTGCTCCTGGAGCACCTCTCCGGCGTCAGGGTGCCGTTCAACAAGCCCATTGCCGGACCCGCGGCCTATATGAAGGAAAGCGGCGTCGGCATCAAGGTGGCCACGGAGCACCCCCTGGTCACCTTCCCCATCAGCGACCGGTTCGTGGGCGGCAAGCGCACGCTGGTCTTGGGAAAAAAGAGCGGTAAGGACTCCATCCATATGAAGTTGGACGAGTTCCACGAGACGCTGCCGGAGGAGAAGGTGGAGCTCCTGCTGACCCGGGTGAAGGAGCTGTCCATCCGGGAACGCCGCTATCTGAGCGACGAGGAATTCCGCACTTTACTGAACTCTGTCCGCTGA